A genomic stretch from Acropora palmata chromosome 13, jaAcrPala1.3, whole genome shotgun sequence includes:
- the LOC141863407 gene encoding uncharacterized protein LOC141863407, translated as MSDKDGHERVYKAIQYHEKRLKIAKEIGDRAGEGGAYGNLGNAYQSLGDYQKAIEYHEKHLKIAKEIGDRAGEGGACGNLGNAYDSLSDYQKAIKYHEKHLKIAKEIGDRAGEGRAYGNLGNAYQSLGDYQKAIEYHEKDLKIAKEIGDRAGEGRAYGNLGNAYHSLGDYQKAIEYHEKDLKIAKEIGDRAGEGEAYGNLGIAYDSLGDYQKAIKYHEKHLKIAKEIGDRAGEGRAYGNLGNAYRSLGDYQKAIEYHEKDLKIAKEIGDRAGEGGAYGNLGNAYDSLGDYQKAIEYHEKDLKIAKEIGDRAGEGGAYGNLGNAYQSLGDYQKAIEYHEKRLKIAKEIGDRAGEGRAYGSLGNSYRSLGDYQKAIEYHEKRLKIAKEIGDRAGEGGAYGNLGIAYDSLGDYQKAIKYHEKHLKIAKEIGDRAGEGRAYGSLGNSYRSLGDYQKAIEYHEKRLKIAKEIGDRAGEGGAYGNLGIAYDSLGDYQKAIKYHEKHLKIAKEIGDRAGEGRAYGNLGNAYQSLGDYQKAIEYHEKDLKIAKEIGDRAGEGRAYGNLGNAYHSLGDYQKAIEYHEKHLKIAKEIGDRAGEGGACGNLGNAYDSLGDYQKAIKYHEKHLKIAKEIGDRAGEGRAYGNLGNAYQSLGDYQKAIEYHEKDLKIAKEISDRAGEGGAYGNLGIAYMSLGDYQKAIKYHEKHLKIAKEIGDRAGEGGAYGNLGNAYDSLGDYQKAIEYHEKDLKIAKEIGDRDGEGITFHNIGMGFFSLGHFGNATDNFGSAVDAFNGVRACLKSKDDWKINFRELYETTNTFLWKSLLRLEKLDEALFAAERGRAQTLTDNLLIQYKLPASKLAATIHLKEIVSRFFTELSSPTLFLAIEGLTINIWLLRRGKKVTFRKGKLEGDRTDKFPVRALLQSCLEKIGTDVRVRCEDRSFDELTRDCPFSREVCEEVKKSFQSLDNPFKVFYDGIIGPIVDMLGPQDDEMVIVPDGALCFTPWAAVDESIRIRTVPSLTSYQLILNVPEGRHHNKTGALLVGNPCLKDLKGVWHDLPCAQKEVESIASILNTTPLVGRQATKAEVMKQMSSVGLIHIAAHGNELTGEIALSPNPGWTSQFPQEEDFILKMSDVQVANIRARLVVLSCCHSGRGRLLKGEGVVGIARAFLAAGARSVLVALWAIDDEATMVFMKSFYQHLKEGKTASVAVHQSIKCLRESKEFSEMRHWAPFQLIGDDVKIEFKVDDDVKE; from the coding sequence ATGAGTGACAAAGACGGACATGAGAGGGTCTACAAAGCCAttcagtatcatgaaaaacgtttgaaaattgcaaaagaaatcggtgatcgggccggagaaggaggagcttatggaaatctcggtaatgcttaccagtcactgggtgactatcaaaaagccatcgagtatcatgaaaaacatttgaaaattgcaaaagaaatcggtgatcgggccggagaaggaggagcttgtggaaatctcggtaatgcttacgatTCACTgagtgactatcaaaaagccatcaagtatcatgaaaaacatttgaaaattgcaaaagaaatcggtgatcgggccggagaaggacgagcttatggaaatctcggtaatgcttaccagtcactgggtgactatcaaaaagccatcgagtatcatgaaaaagatttgaaaattgcaaaagaaatcggtgatcgggccggagaaggacgagcttatggaaatctcggtaatgcttaccactcactgggtgactatcaaaaagccatcgagtatcatgaaaaagatttgaaaattgcaaaagaaatcggtgatcgggccggagaaggagaagcttatggaaatctcggtattgcttacgactcactgggtgactatcaaaaagccatcaagtatcatgaaaaacatttgaaaattgcaaaagaaatcggtgatcgggccggagaaggacgagcttatggaaatctcggtaatgcttaccggtcactgggtgactatcaaaaagccatcgagtatcatgaaaaagatttgaaaattgcaaaagaaatcggtgatcgggccggagaaggaggagcttatggaaatctcggtaatgcttacgactcactgggtgactatcaaaaagccatcgagtatcatgaaaaagatttgaaaattgcaaaagaaataggtgatcgggccggagaaggaggagcttatggaaatctcggtaatgcttaccagtcactgggtgactatcaaaaagccatcgagtatcatgaaaaacgtttgaaaattgcaaaagaaatcggtgatcgggccggagaaggacgagcttatggaagtctcggtaattcTTACCGgtcattgggtgactatcaaaaagccatcgagtatcatgaaaaacgtttgaaaattgcaaaagaaatcggtgatcgggccggagaaggaggagcttatggaaatctcggtattgcttacgactcactgggtgactatcaaaaagccatcaagtatcatgaaaaacatttgaaaattgcaaaagaaatcggtgatcgggccggagaaggacgagcttatggaagtctcggtaattcTTACCGgtcattgggtgactatcaaaaagccatcgagtatcatgaaaaacgtttgaaaattgcaaaagaaatcggtgatcgggccggagaaggaggagcttatggaaatctcggtattgcttacgactcactgggtgactatcaaaaagccatcaagtatcatgaaaaacatttgaaaattgcaaaagaaatcggtgatcgggccggagaaggacgagcttatggaaatctcggtaatgcttaccagtcactgggtgactatcaaaaagccatcgagtatcatgaaaaagatttgaaaattgcaaaagaaatcggtgatcgggccggagaaggacgagcttatggaaatctcggtaatgcttaccactcactgggtgactatcaaaaagccatcgagtatcatgaaaaacatttgaaaattgcaaaagaaatcggtgatcgggccggagaaggaggagcttgtggaaatctcggtaatgcttacgattcactgggtgactatcaaaaagccatcaagtatcatgaaaaacatttgaaaattgcaaaagaaatcggtgatcgggccggagaaggacgagcttatggaaatctcggtaatgcttaccagtcactgggtgactatcaaaaagccatcgagtatcatgaaaaagatttgaaaattgcaaaagaaatcagtgatcgggcaggagaaggaggagcttatggaaatctggGTATTGCTTACatgtcactgggtgactatcaaaaagccatcaagtatcatgaaaaacatttgaaaattgcaaaagaaatcggtgatcgggccggagaaggaggagcttatggaaatctcggtaatgcttacgactcactgggtgactatcaaaaagccatcgagtatcatgaaaaagatttgaaaattgcaaaagaaatcggtgatcgggacGGAGAAGGAATTACTTTTCACAACATTGGAATGGGATTCTTTTCTCTTGGACATTTTGGAAACGCGACAGATAATTTTGGTTCCGCTGTGGACGCCTTTAATGGTGTGAGAGCTTGCTTGAAGTCTAAAGatgattggaaaataaactttcgtgAGCTGTACGAGACGACGAACACGTTCTTATGGAAGTCGTTGCTAAGACTTGAAAAGTTGGATGAGGCTTTGTTTGCGGCTGAAAGGGGACGAGCGCAGACTTTGACTGATAATTTGCTGATTCAATATAAACTCCCTGCATCCAAGCTAGCTGCTACAATTCACCTCAAAGAGATAGTATCTCGCTTCTTCACAGAGCTTTCTTCACCAACACTTTTCCTAGCAATTGAAGGACTAACGATCAATATCTGGCTTCTAAGGAGGGGAAAGAAAGTTACATTTCGGAAAGGGAAGCTGGAGGGTGATAGAACAGACAAATTTCCTGTGCGGGCGTTACTGCAATCATGTCTAGAAAAAATAGGAACTGATGTTCGTGTAAGATGTGAAGATCGCTCATTTGATGAACTCACCCGTGATTGCCCGTTTAGCAGAGAAGTGTGCGAAGAAGTGAAGAAGTCATTTCAGTCTTTAGACAATCCTTTTAAGGTATTTTATGATGGAATTATTGGCCCAATTGTTGACATGCTAGGACCTCAAGACGACGAGATGGTCATTGTTCCTGATGGTGCGCTGTGCTTTACTCCATGGGCTGCAGTTGATGAATCGATTAGGATTCGCACTGTTCCATCTcttacaagttatcaattgatcttaaATGTACCCGAAGGCCGCCATCACAACAAAACAGGGGCGCTCTTGGTCGGAAATCCTtgcttgaaagatttgaaggGAGTCTGGCACGACTTACCATGTGCTCAAAAGGAAGTAGAATCAattgcatcaattctcaaCACGACACCTCTAGTCGGGagacaggcaacaaaagctgaagtgatgaaacagatgtcgtcagttggtttaattcatattgctgcCCACGGAAACGAACTCACTGGAGAAATTGCCTTGTCCCCAAACCCCGGATGGACTTCACAATTCCCTCAGGAAGaggatttcattttaaagatgTCCGATGTGCAGGTTGCCAATATTCGAGCGCGCCTTGTGGTCttaagttgctgtcacagtggacgaggcagaCTGTTGAAGGGCGAAggtgtggtcggtatcgcacgtgccttcttggcagctggtgctcgttctgtgttggtggcCCTGTGGGCAATAGATGACGAAGCGACCATGGtattcatgaaaagtttctaccaacacctgaaggaaggaaaaaccgcCAGTGTTGCTGTTCACCAATCGATAAAATGCCTTCGGGAATCTAAGGAGTTTTCTGAGATGAGACactgggctccattccaacttatcggagatgacGTGAAGATTGAGTTCAAGGTAGATGATGAtgtcaaagaatga
- the LOC141864238 gene encoding tyrosine kinase receptor Cad96Ca-like isoform X1: MGTLNADVDKWEISRKRITLGEVIGSGSFGTVWRAVLSSGNGQPGIKFVAAKCLTPTSGEEGLKSIMKEIGLGKELGDNPRENVVQFIGCVTSQIHPILIMEYLPCGDLGFLRKSRGIVDKYYRGEGEVANLKTYELVSFSNQIATGMVFLASRGIIHRDLAARNVLLDRNCVCKVADFGLYYHNFKYGHSNAKKGCVPVKWTAPEILYGNIANLSSKSDVWSFGVVLYEIFTMGGIPYPGWSEARTIAEVQRGYRMPKPPHIDSSLYHLMNICWQEDPIFRPEFIHLRNRLLEFIEKELYFGLMDQSKYDGSKYSDVEDVVAAVKPLSRNKWSSL; this comes from the exons ATGGGAACGTTAAATGCCGACGTGGATAAATGGGAGATATCACGTAAACGAATAACTCTTGGAGAAGTCATTGGCTCGGGATCATTTGGAACTGTTTGGCGAGCAGTTTTGAGTAGTGGAAATGGACAACCAGGCATAAAGTTTGTTGCAGCAAAGTGCTTAACAC CCACTTCTGGAGAGGAAGGACTAAAGTCTATCATGAAAGAAATTGGGTTGGGGAAGGAGCTTGGAGACAATCCTCGGGAGAATGTTGTGCAATTTATTGGCTGTGTAACTTCGCAGA TACACCCAATTCTGATCATGGAGTACCTACCCTGTGGAGACCTTGGCTTTTTAAGGAAGAGCCGTGGAATTGTTGACAAATATTATCGCGGGGAAGGAGAGGTAGCGAACCTGAAAACATATGAACTGGTTTCGTTTTCAAACCAGATTGCTACAGGGATGGTGTTTTTAGCATCCAGAGGG ATTATCCATCGTGATTTGGCCGCACGCAACGTCCTCCTTGATAGAAACTGTGTGTGCAAAGTGGCGGATTTTGGCTTGTATTACCATAATTTTAAATATGGACATAgcaatgccaaaaag GGCTGCGTGCCAGTGAAGTGGACAGCACCTGAGATTCTCTATGGGAATATTGCAAACCTTTCCAGCAAAAGTGATGT GTGGTCATTTGGAGTCGTTCTCTATGAGATATTCACCATGG GAGGAATTCCATACCCGGGCTGGTCAGAAGCCAGGACTATAGCAGAAGTGCAGAGGGGTTATCGCATGCCGAAGCCCCCACACATCGATAGCAGTCT ATACCATTTGATGAACATTTGCTGGCAAGAAGACCCCATTTTTCGCCCAGAATTTATTCATCTTCGCAACAGATTGCTCGAATTTATCGAAAAGGAG CTATACTTTGGGCTGATGGACCAGTCGAAGTACGATGGATCGAAATACTCAGACGTTGAAGACGTTGTTGCAGCTGTTAAGCCCCTCTCAAGAAACAAATGGTCAAGTCTTTAG
- the LOC141864238 gene encoding tyrosine kinase receptor Cad96Ca-like isoform X2, translating to MQLHKKIIKATSGEEGLKSIMKEIGLGKELGDNPRENVVQFIGCVTSQIHPILIMEYLPCGDLGFLRKSRGIVDKYYRGEGEVANLKTYELVSFSNQIATGMVFLASRGIIHRDLAARNVLLDRNCVCKVADFGLYYHNFKYGHSNAKKGCVPVKWTAPEILYGNIANLSSKSDVWSFGVVLYEIFTMGGIPYPGWSEARTIAEVQRGYRMPKPPHIDSSLYHLMNICWQEDPIFRPEFIHLRNRLLEFIEKELYFGLMDQSKYDGSKYSDVEDVVAAVKPLSRNKWSSL from the exons ATGCAGCTACATAAGAAGATTATCAAAG CCACTTCTGGAGAGGAAGGACTAAAGTCTATCATGAAAGAAATTGGGTTGGGGAAGGAGCTTGGAGACAATCCTCGGGAGAATGTTGTGCAATTTATTGGCTGTGTAACTTCGCAGA TACACCCAATTCTGATCATGGAGTACCTACCCTGTGGAGACCTTGGCTTTTTAAGGAAGAGCCGTGGAATTGTTGACAAATATTATCGCGGGGAAGGAGAGGTAGCGAACCTGAAAACATATGAACTGGTTTCGTTTTCAAACCAGATTGCTACAGGGATGGTGTTTTTAGCATCCAGAGGG ATTATCCATCGTGATTTGGCCGCACGCAACGTCCTCCTTGATAGAAACTGTGTGTGCAAAGTGGCGGATTTTGGCTTGTATTACCATAATTTTAAATATGGACATAgcaatgccaaaaag GGCTGCGTGCCAGTGAAGTGGACAGCACCTGAGATTCTCTATGGGAATATTGCAAACCTTTCCAGCAAAAGTGATGT GTGGTCATTTGGAGTCGTTCTCTATGAGATATTCACCATGG GAGGAATTCCATACCCGGGCTGGTCAGAAGCCAGGACTATAGCAGAAGTGCAGAGGGGTTATCGCATGCCGAAGCCCCCACACATCGATAGCAGTCT ATACCATTTGATGAACATTTGCTGGCAAGAAGACCCCATTTTTCGCCCAGAATTTATTCATCTTCGCAACAGATTGCTCGAATTTATCGAAAAGGAG CTATACTTTGGGCTGATGGACCAGTCGAAGTACGATGGATCGAAATACTCAGACGTTGAAGACGTTGTTGCAGCTGTTAAGCCCCTCTCAAGAAACAAATGGTCAAGTCTTTAG
- the LOC141863090 gene encoding uncharacterized protein LOC141863090, with the protein MSKIDLNAKSGHFVFRNVVYHKSKGTYSLGNRKVSYSRYKMKNICTVPSIQYCILHIHVDALETERTEKIMPPRNRMLLEQRQRIIQAFEDVSEDYLTVAATIGVNRSTLIGTALKSCKKSRLCQLGHIWTARSHGRARLGERAHRQVCGRRRRNVTVALVISPTNGLVFHSAFLGGMTGQRFNDFLTQARLNLDPNEHVIFIYDGAPAHNNPAIPGPNSELKKLSPYSPFLNIVEKAINALKAAIKADISRPEQQEKMNNGKEARRQGIALGNFRTQLLLHTLQRNIGTITAAKCGQWYRFTQTYIPRCLNSEEIEG; encoded by the exons ATGTCTAAGATAGATCTTAATGCTAAATCAGGTCATTTCGTCTTTAGAAATGTCGTATATCATAAGAGTAAAGGTACTTATTCTTTAGGCAATAGGAAAGTCTCCTATTCCAG atataaaatgaagaacattTGCACAGTGCCGAGTATACAGTACTGTATACTACATATTCATGTAGACGCATTGGAGACAGAAAGAACCGAGAAAATCATGCCACCAAGAAACAGAATGTTACTTGAACAGCGACAAAGAATTATTCAAGCCTTTGAAGATGTTAGTGAAGATTATTTGACGGTCGCCGCTACAATCGGAGTGAACCGATCTACG CTGATCGGAACCGCCCTGAAGTCCTGCAAAAAGAGTCGACTATGCCAACTGGGTCATATATGGACAGCAAGAAGTCACGGACGAGCAAGATTGGGAGAGAGGGCACATCGACAAGTATGTGGTCGGCGACGGAGAAATGTTACCGTAGCACTGGTAATTTCACCTACCAATGGACTCGTTTTTCACTCAGCATTTCTCGGAGGAATGACTGGACAAAGATTTAATGATTTTCTGACACAGGCAAGGCTAAATCTCGACCCAAATGAACATGTGATTTTCATTTATGACGGCGCACCAGCCCACAACAATCCTGCTATTCCTGGTCCAAATTCTGAGCTTAAAAAGCTGTCACCATACAGCCCGTTTCTTAACATCGTTGAGAAAGCCATAAATGCCTTAAAAGCAGCCATAAAAGCGGACATAAGTCGTCCAGAGCAGCAAGAAAAGATGAACAACGGAAAAGAGGCAAGACGACAAGGAATCGCGTTAGGCAATTTCCGCACTCAGTTGCTACTTCACACCCTGCAGAGAAACATTGGCACTATCACGGCTGCTAAATGTGGTCAGTGGTACAGATTTACGCAAACGTACATTCCAAGATGTTTAAAtagtgaagaaattgaaggataa